From the Aquitalea magnusonii genome, one window contains:
- the argH gene encoding argininosuccinate lyase, whose product MQESHAWSGRFSEPVSELVKKYTASIDFDKRLAEFDIEGSLAHATMLHKAGVLSDDDVAAIRRGMAEILDDIRAGRLEWSVDLEDVHMNVERRLTDKIGDAGKRLHTGRSRNDQVATDIRLWLRAQIDAIVGFIAELQTSLLELAEKHADTVMPGFTHLQVAQPVTFGHHMLAYVEMLARDAERMTDCRKRVNRLPLGAAALAGTTFPIDRQYTAQLLGFDDVCHNSLDAVSDRDFAIEFTAAASLVMVHLSRLSEELILWMSPRVGFIDIADRFCTGSSIMPQKKNPDVPELVRGKSGRVVGHLIALVTLMKAQPLAYNKDNQEDKEPLFDTVDTLIDTLRIYADMMRGVTVKPEAMRAAVLQGFATATDLADYLVKKGLPFRDSHEVVALSVRYAEGRGVDLADLSLDELKQFSQLIEQDIYQVLTPEGSLAQRDHVGGTAPNQVRAQIARHKARLAS is encoded by the coding sequence ATGCAAGAAAGCCATGCCTGGTCCGGTCGCTTCAGCGAACCGGTTTCCGAACTCGTCAAGAAATACACCGCCTCCATCGACTTCGACAAGCGACTGGCCGAATTCGATATCGAAGGCTCGCTGGCCCACGCCACCATGCTGCACAAGGCTGGCGTGCTGTCCGACGACGACGTGGCGGCAATCCGACGTGGCATGGCCGAAATCCTGGACGATATCCGCGCTGGCCGACTGGAGTGGAGTGTGGATCTGGAAGACGTACACATGAATGTGGAACGTCGCCTGACCGACAAGATCGGCGATGCCGGCAAGCGCCTGCACACCGGCCGTTCGCGTAACGACCAGGTGGCCACCGACATCCGCCTGTGGCTGCGCGCACAGATTGACGCCATCGTCGGCTTCATTGCCGAACTGCAAACCAGCCTGCTGGAACTGGCCGAGAAGCACGCTGACACCGTGATGCCGGGCTTCACCCACCTGCAAGTGGCCCAGCCGGTGACCTTTGGCCACCACATGCTGGCTTATGTGGAAATGCTGGCGCGCGACGCCGAGCGCATGACCGACTGCCGCAAGCGCGTCAACCGCCTGCCGCTGGGCGCAGCAGCGCTGGCCGGCACCACCTTCCCCATCGACCGTCAATACACTGCGCAACTGCTGGGTTTTGACGATGTGTGCCACAACTCGCTGGACGCGGTGTCCGACCGTGACTTCGCCATCGAATTCACCGCCGCCGCCAGCCTGGTGATGGTGCACCTGAGCCGCCTGTCCGAAGAGCTGATCCTGTGGATGAGCCCGCGCGTCGGCTTCATCGACATTGCCGACCGCTTCTGCACCGGCAGCTCCATCATGCCGCAGAAGAAAAACCCGGACGTGCCGGAACTGGTACGCGGCAAATCCGGCCGCGTGGTGGGCCACCTGATCGCCCTGGTCACCCTGATGAAGGCACAGCCGCTGGCCTACAACAAGGACAACCAGGAAGACAAGGAACCCTTGTTTGACACCGTGGATACCCTGATCGATACCCTGCGCATCTACGCCGACATGATGCGTGGCGTTACCGTGAAGCCGGAAGCCATGCGTGCCGCCGTGCTGCAGGGCTTTGCCACTGCCACCGACCTGGCCGACTACCTGGTGAAGAAGGGCCTGCCTTTCCGCGACAGCCACGAAGTGGTGGCGCTGAGCGTGCGCTACGCCGAAGGCCGTGGCGTGGATCTGGCCGATTTGTCGCTGGACGAGCTCAAACAGTTCAGCCAGCTGATCGAGCAGGACATCTACCAGGTGCTGACCCCGGAAGGCAGCCTGGCCCAGCGCGACCACGTGGGCGGTACTGCGCCGAACCAGGTTCGCGCTCAGATTGCCCGCCATAAAGCAAGACTGGCCAGTTGA
- a CDS encoding EAL domain-containing protein, whose product MQFPSLEPLGRSQRILLTMLPGLALFVLGGLLMLYQFYSDIQHTLEAQHAYKLTKIEQILDQAQKTGEGMLQQPNLDCHTIYPEIRRQVTIQSYVRSMRLIDREGRVYCDSVIGWHTPLYSQEYPPEQRLQLWRGNRLSPWHPLLILRLEAKRSDISGIQVVVDSDYLKDRLAHLEEYSWFYLQVGEHWLDEEGGMTSPPDRPYWQQRSLHSTYYPLAIVMDYSMPHLLLHRLGQEPDQLILLLLFSATFSWGFHRLLLRSGAPSRELQRAVRQQEFIPYLQPLVDANSLQWCGAEVLMRWQHPVDGMVLPDLFIPFAESTGHIVPMTRSLMQQTAAQLGKAGLPSGFKISINVSAAHVADASLPADCAAFLAAFPPDTIQLTLELTERELIATGPPTDALLSQLHALGVRIAIDDFGTGHSSLSYLQKMDVDELKIDRSFVAGIGSDSLSADILDSILQLAAKLGLAVVAEGVESGAQEEYLCRHGAHLLQGYRYAKPMPISEFLHRSEWHNHPSQSVGKAMADTHS is encoded by the coding sequence GTGCAATTTCCTTCCCTTGAACCGCTGGGGCGCAGTCAGCGCATCCTGCTGACCATGTTGCCCGGACTGGCCTTGTTCGTGCTGGGCGGCCTGTTGATGCTGTACCAGTTTTATTCGGACATACAGCACACGCTGGAGGCCCAGCACGCTTACAAGCTGACCAAGATCGAGCAGATACTGGATCAGGCACAGAAAACCGGTGAGGGTATGCTGCAGCAACCCAATCTGGACTGTCATACCATTTACCCGGAAATCCGCCGCCAGGTCACCATCCAGTCTTATGTCCGTTCGATGCGCTTGATTGATCGCGAAGGCCGGGTGTATTGCGATTCGGTGATTGGTTGGCATACTCCGCTCTATTCGCAGGAATACCCGCCCGAGCAGCGGCTGCAATTATGGCGTGGGAACCGGCTATCGCCCTGGCACCCCTTGCTGATATTGAGGCTGGAGGCAAAGCGCAGTGATATCAGCGGCATCCAGGTGGTGGTGGATAGTGATTATCTGAAGGACCGGCTGGCGCATCTGGAGGAATATTCCTGGTTTTACCTGCAGGTTGGCGAGCATTGGCTGGATGAAGAAGGCGGCATGACATCACCGCCGGACCGTCCATACTGGCAGCAGCGCAGTCTGCACTCGACGTATTATCCGCTGGCCATCGTGATGGATTACTCCATGCCCCACTTGCTGCTGCACCGGCTGGGCCAGGAGCCGGATCAACTGATTTTGCTGCTACTGTTCAGCGCTACCTTCAGTTGGGGTTTTCATCGCCTGTTACTGCGCAGCGGCGCACCCAGTCGCGAATTGCAACGGGCGGTGCGTCAGCAGGAATTCATTCCTTACCTGCAGCCCCTGGTCGATGCCAACAGCCTGCAATGGTGCGGGGCCGAGGTGCTGATGCGCTGGCAGCATCCGGTGGATGGCATGGTGCTGCCAGACCTGTTCATCCCCTTTGCCGAAAGCACCGGCCATATCGTGCCCATGACCCGCTCCCTGATGCAGCAGACGGCGGCGCAGCTGGGAAAGGCCGGTCTGCCTTCCGGCTTCAAGATCAGCATCAATGTCAGCGCCGCCCATGTGGCGGATGCCTCCTTGCCGGCCGACTGCGCCGCCTTCCTGGCCGCTTTCCCACCCGACACTATCCAGCTGACGCTGGAACTGACCGAGCGTGAACTGATTGCCACCGGGCCGCCGACCGATGCCCTGTTGTCGCAATTACATGCTTTGGGTGTGCGCATTGCCATCGATGATTTCGGCACCGGGCATTCCAGCTTGTCCTATTTGCAGAAAATGGATGTGGATGAGCTGAAGATAGACCGCAGCTTTGTGGCCGGCATCGGTAGCGACAGCCTGTCGGCCGACATCCTGGACAGTATTTTGCAACTGGCAGCCAAGCTGGGCCTGGCGGTGGTGGCCGAAGGGGTGGAGTCCGGCGCGCAGGAGGAATATCTGTGCCGGCACGGGGCGCACCTGCTGCAAGGCTATCGCTATGCCAAGCCGATGCCTATTTCTGAATTCCTGCACCGCTCTGAGTGGCATAATCATCCCTCCCAATCCGTCGGCAAGGCCATGGCCGACACACACTCCTGA
- a CDS encoding aspartate/glutamate racemase family protein: MKPAVIGIAGVTVPGALDCLSKMHQLSAHMCGGHHHHPRFVLDQPDFGIVHAAQLEERWDIVEDSIVGSLQRLAVAGAQVAVIPANTVHCRIEGIRLRAPLPVISMLDVVAAECQRRGLRRVGVLGTRWTMQSHLYHGPFAAVGIEECIPDQAQQALLQQVIFDELVPTGRASADGLRQLLQVVADLRAAGCDGVALACTELPLVLNGDNCGMAAVDTTAVLAEAAMRQVLS, encoded by the coding sequence ATGAAACCTGCTGTCATCGGCATTGCCGGTGTGACCGTACCCGGCGCACTGGATTGTCTGTCCAAAATGCACCAACTGTCCGCCCACATGTGCGGTGGACACCACCACCACCCACGCTTTGTGCTGGACCAGCCGGATTTTGGCATCGTGCATGCCGCCCAGTTGGAAGAACGCTGGGATATCGTCGAGGACTCCATTGTCGGCTCCTTGCAGCGGCTGGCCGTGGCTGGTGCGCAAGTGGCGGTGATTCCCGCCAATACCGTGCATTGCCGTATCGAGGGTATTCGGCTGCGCGCGCCTTTGCCGGTGATCAGCATGCTGGACGTGGTGGCGGCGGAGTGCCAGCGCCGCGGCCTGCGCCGGGTGGGGGTGCTGGGAACGCGTTGGACCATGCAGTCACATCTTTACCACGGCCCGTTTGCCGCCGTGGGCATCGAAGAGTGCATTCCGGATCAGGCACAGCAAGCGCTCTTGCAGCAGGTGATCTTTGACGAGCTGGTCCCCACCGGCAGGGCCAGTGCAGATGGCCTGCGCCAACTATTGCAGGTGGTTGCCGACTTGCGCGCGGCCGGTTGTGATGGTGTGGCGCTGGCCTGCACCGAGTTGCCGCTGGTACTCAATGGCGACAATTGCGGCATGGCGGCGGTGGATACCACGGCTGTGCTGGCAGAGGCCGCCATGCGGCAGGTGCTGTCCTGA